In Streptomyces sp. Li-HN-5-11, the sequence GCAGCCCTGCGGTGATCAGCGGCGGGCCGCGCAACCGGCCGCACAACGTTCTGGGCACGCACCGTGTCATGTTCGCCGTCGACGACATCGAGGACACCGTTGCCCGCCTGCGCCTTCACGGCGCTGAACTGCTCGGTGAGATCGCCCGGTTCGAAGACAGCCATCTGCTCTGTTACGTCCGCGGCCCTGAGGGCATCATCGTGGGACTGGCCGAGCAGCTCGGCTGAGAGCGGGCGAGGGCTCCGGTGTACCGGCAAAGG encodes:
- a CDS encoding VOC family protein, translated to MAIQRMDNVGIVVEDMDAAIAFFVELGMELEARAEVEGLFADQCTGLDGVRCDIAMVRTPDGHSRLELAKYRSPAVISGGPRNRPHNVLGTHRVMFAVDDIEDTVARLRLHGAELLGEIARFEDSHLLCYVRGPEGIIVGLAEQLG